The following are encoded in a window of Ricinus communis isolate WT05 ecotype wild-type chromosome 4, ASM1957865v1, whole genome shotgun sequence genomic DNA:
- the LOC8265526 gene encoding nuclear transcription factor Y subunit A-7 isoform X1, which translates to MTSSVHDHSDNSDANEQQQKLSETQNQSSPPATAMVHPGISTPNAHYTTSRQLGSGHAMAAGGAAAYPYPDPYYRSIFAPYDAQPYPPQPYGGQPMVHLQLMGIQQAGVPLPSDTVEEPVFVNAKQYHGILRRRQSRAKAESENKVIKSRKPYLHESRHQHALRRARGLGGRFLNAKKNQHQEQNEMASGDKSQSNINLNSDKSDIVSSDGKS; encoded by the exons ATGACTTCTTCCGTGCATGATCATTCAG ATAATAGTGATGCTAATGAGCAGCAGCAGAAACTCTCGGAAACCCAAAATCAGTCATCACCACCTGCAACTGCGATGGTGCACCCTGGGATCTCAACCCCAAATGCTCATTATACAACAAGTCGGCAACTTGGTTCTGGGCACGCTATG GCAGCAGGAGGAGCAGCAGCTTACCCATACCCGGATCCCTATTATAGAAGCATATTTGCTCCCTATGATGCTCAGCCATATCCGCCACAGCCCTATGGTGGACAACCAATG GTCCATCTTCAGTTAATGGGAATTCAGCAAGCTGGAGTCCCTTTGCCATCGGATACAGTTGAGGAACCTGTTTTTGTCAATGCAAAACAATATCATGGTATTTTGAGACGTCGACAATCCCGTGCAAAAGCTGAATCAGAAAATAAAGTCATCAAGTCGCGTAAG CCATACCTGCATGAATCTCGACATCAGCATGCATTAAGAAGAGCTAGAGGATTGGGGGGGAGGTTTCTCAATGCCAAGAAAAATCAGCATCAAGAGCAGAATGAAATGGCATCAGGTGACAAATCACAATCCAATATCAATCTTAATTCTGATAAAAGTGATATTGTTTCCTCAGATGGGAAGTCTTGA
- the LOC8265526 gene encoding nuclear transcription factor Y subunit A-7 isoform X2 — MVKKSGHNSDANEQQQKLSETQNQSSPPATAMVHPGISTPNAHYTTSRQLGSGHAMAAGGAAAYPYPDPYYRSIFAPYDAQPYPPQPYGGQPMVHLQLMGIQQAGVPLPSDTVEEPVFVNAKQYHGILRRRQSRAKAESENKVIKSRKPYLHESRHQHALRRARGLGGRFLNAKKNQHQEQNEMASGDKSQSNINLNSDKSDIVSSDGKS, encoded by the exons ATGGTCAAAAAATCGGGCC ATAATAGTGATGCTAATGAGCAGCAGCAGAAACTCTCGGAAACCCAAAATCAGTCATCACCACCTGCAACTGCGATGGTGCACCCTGGGATCTCAACCCCAAATGCTCATTATACAACAAGTCGGCAACTTGGTTCTGGGCACGCTATG GCAGCAGGAGGAGCAGCAGCTTACCCATACCCGGATCCCTATTATAGAAGCATATTTGCTCCCTATGATGCTCAGCCATATCCGCCACAGCCCTATGGTGGACAACCAATG GTCCATCTTCAGTTAATGGGAATTCAGCAAGCTGGAGTCCCTTTGCCATCGGATACAGTTGAGGAACCTGTTTTTGTCAATGCAAAACAATATCATGGTATTTTGAGACGTCGACAATCCCGTGCAAAAGCTGAATCAGAAAATAAAGTCATCAAGTCGCGTAAG CCATACCTGCATGAATCTCGACATCAGCATGCATTAAGAAGAGCTAGAGGATTGGGGGGGAGGTTTCTCAATGCCAAGAAAAATCAGCATCAAGAGCAGAATGAAATGGCATCAGGTGACAAATCACAATCCAATATCAATCTTAATTCTGATAAAAGTGATATTGTTTCCTCAGATGGGAAGTCTTGA